The nucleotide window ataaaatgtatttttattattattattataatccaCTATTTGAGAATATCACTCAGCGTTTGTCTCGTCTTTTGTCAATTTCCTTTCGAATTCGAGCCACTAGAGCTGACCTCATGGCTGGATCTAGGATGTTCTTCTCTGTGACACGTTCCACCACCTCCTCAGGCTTATCctcctttaaaaaacagaaacatcatGAGGGGAATTAAGACCGAGGCAAAATAAAATAGGTCAAATAGTCAGAAATATCAGTCAAAGGGATCCGCATTAACCTTGTGCACAAGGAAGGAGGTAATGGTACCAGAGTCTGCCTGATAGTCAAGCCAGAAGAGTTCAGTAGCATGGGTctctgtttctgtgctcgacccACTCTCATTAGACTCTTCAGCCTCAGCACTGGCCCCCGGCTCTGATCCATCTGGGAAAttagcacacacacgcatactcTTTATTGGATTCAGTGTccgctaaaaacacaacaacaaaatgcatCAAACTTACGTCTGCGTCGAGGATAGTACACTTGGATATCAGGTCGACGGGGTCGTCTAGGGGTTGTGGTGTGCCTCTGCCGCTGAAGCTCTTTAGCTTGCTTCACCTCTTTGGCTTGTTTCACCTCTTTATCATAGTCATCCCTTGAAGAGaaaataatacatacattttgttaTTGCTTGGAAATGTACATATACCATATGCGTTTCAAAAACATGCATTGCAGTATGTCTATGGCATTCTAACCCAGCTAGTTAACCTACAGCTATATGGtcttgttttactgttttattgttcTACCGTCAAGAAAGTAAAGTCAAAGTATATAAATAATTTCTTATATACAATTGCTTAAGTGAAATGCATTTCAAAGACGAATTAATTGTGGCATTCTCAAATGCATTTGCCAATGTTTTAGTCAGTACTGAGGTCATACATTACACCTTATTATACCCATACAAATATATTATGATGTAAAAGGTGCCTTGTGCCTTTATTTCTTCATCTTACGGAGGTCCTGTCTAAAGAACAGCCGAATTGCCTGATCTGTGAGAGTAAAACAGTATGTAGCAATAATAAACCTGgatgttttgagctaacgttataCTGTTTGCCTCCAACAGTGTCCTATACAAAGGTAACTTTGGCTATTGGGCCTGTGCGACCTTTCTTTATGTTATCATTTTAACTTAAAAGAAGCTGTACACATTTGTACCTGCCCTGGTACTGAACCTCCCCTTACCACCAGATTGacttctatatatatattatatatatatatatatatatatatatatataatgtggtTGCAGCTCTAGATATTGTGAACTAGCTTGTAGGCTAGCTACTACCattagctaacggtagctagctgAGGAAATCACCTAGCAATCTGGTTCCTCCGGATATGGTGCAGGAAGCCATGGCTCATATCCAAGCGGCCCCCACGTTTGTATTTCAGCTCATGCACTTCTTCGTCTCTTAACATATCCATTTTAACAAACAGCTTAAATGCGATGACAGTATCTGTGAGCTAATGACGCTAATGATTGGTCTCATCCAGATCCATCGAAAATAGTGACAAAAAGCTACATGCTAGCTAATGGTAAGTTGTTGTCCAAATGTAACACTCCCGGAGTTTACAAATTAACTAgaaattacactttaaaaaaaactacattcatGCTTTCATTCAGCTTATTCATTTACAATTACTGGCTTCCACGCATTCACATTACCTTATTTCACATTGCATTATTTAGCTATATATTTATGCCTATATTTTAACTTGCACTATAGGTTCTCATCtcgttttcttttaatttaattaggaCTATTGGAGGGAGCCTGACACTCAAGATTTTCAGTGACAGTGACTTTTGTCGTCCATCTGACAACAAATAACTTGAAATTTAAACTTGAATCGAGCAGCTCAAGGATCGATGTAGCAAGCTTCAAACTCCGGGTTAGTTTCTAGCCGGCTGTTTGTAATTGCGCGACGCGAACGTACGTTTCCACCGCTTGCTTCGACGCGCACGGTGCTTGACCCATTCATCTCTTCGAAATAAAGTTGTGCCTTCTCCGTTGTTTTGACAATAAAACGCCAGGCTTACTGTTGTGATGGTTTCCCTGAAACGAGAAAGAGAGGCTGAAGTGGACGATGATGACAACGAAGACAGAGGTACGTTTGTTTACTTCTAACGTGTGCGCGACGTTTGGTTAGCTGGTAACGATAGCTAACCCAATGCTACTTTTAGAAGCCAGTGGTATTTTATTCACGTGTCTGACCAGTCACACACAGGCAGGTCAACAAGTAGCTACCACTACAGTGTAATTTGAACtgtcttaaaaaaatgtaacttacCACCCTTTTAATTCACTCTGTGTTTCAAATCCATTATCTCCCAAGTCCTaacaacctagctagctaaacgCTAGGTCTGCTAGCATATGTAACGTTAGCTGGCTTAGCTACATTCAGTTGATTGAACAAAATCTCGTTTTGTTTTGCAGTGCCAGCCAAAATAGGCAGAGGACGTGTACTAGAAGACCGGAGAAGCCGCCACTGTCCTTACCTTGACACCATAAACAGGCAAGATGGTTAAATATGCATAGCTAATTTTAGTGCTTAAAGTTAGTTAGCCCTGTCCTCCCCTGTTATCATAGCTCTACAGCTGATTCACAGTCTTGTCTGGTTTCTCCATCAGGAGTGTGCTGGACTTCGACTTTGAGAAACTCTgctcaatctctctctcccacatcAATGTCTATGCCTGTCTTATATGTGGGAAATACTTTCAAGGTAGGTGAATAATCAGACGTTTAACCAGGCATCAAAAACTTCGTTGTGCTTTGACTGATTTGCATATGTATGTGTCCTGTAGGTAGAGGTTTGAAGTCCCATGCTTACACTCACAGTGTGCAGTTTACTCATCATGTGTTCCTGAATCTGCACACACTTAAGTTTTACTGTCTGCCAGACAACTACGAGATCATTGACTCTTCACTAGAAGATATCACGGTAAGTAAAGTTATCAGGTCATTGTATTTTTGATtgcaaatgtttaatttattttcatgttcagaaccctcctttttaaaataaatgaacttAAATCCCAAACTGCATGTTTATGGGTAGAGCTAAAAAAGGGTTAATAACAGCTGTACTAGCTATAGTTGTTGAGATTGTCCTATCGGGATTTATTTAAAGGCCATCTGATCTTGTTTTGAAAGTTGTACCACAGTCAACTTATCTAATATTCAGATGTGTTTTGTCTGACACAGCATCATGCTCTGTCAGAGCAGTATCACATTGTCAATATTGAGATTCTGCGTAGAAATACTGCAAACTGTACTTTTGTGTTAGCAATCTGACACTTTCTCACTTTCTCTGCAGTATGTGCTAAAACCAACATTCACCAAGCAGCACATTGCGGGGCTGGACAAGCAGGGTAAACTGTACCGAGCCTACGATGGTACGACCTACCTGCCGGGCATTGTAGGGCTCAATAACATCAAAGCCAATGACTACGCCAATGTGGTGTTACAGGTATGATGAACTGCCACAGCGAACCTTCTCTGCACATGGTCCTAAAGCGTTTAAATAATCCCAATAATTTCATATTTGTCTCTTCTTTCTAGGCTTTTTCCAATGTTCCACCGTTGCGAAACTACTTCCTGGAGGAAGAAAACTACAGGGGAATCCGCCGGCCA belongs to Etheostoma spectabile isolate EspeVRDwgs_2016 chromosome 5, UIUC_Espe_1.0, whole genome shotgun sequence and includes:
- the c5h2orf68 gene encoding UPF0561 protein C2orf68 homolog, whose protein sequence is MDMLRDEEVHELKYKRGGRLDMSHGFLHHIRRNQIARDDYDKEVKQAKEVKQAKELQRQRHTTTPRRPRRPDIQVYYPRRRHGSEPGASAEAEESNESGSSTETETHATELFWLDYQADSGTITSFLVHKEDKPEEVVERVTEKNILDPAMRSALVARIRKEIDKRRDKR